One region of Miscanthus floridulus cultivar M001 chromosome 19, ASM1932011v1, whole genome shotgun sequence genomic DNA includes:
- the LOC136528967 gene encoding LOW QUALITY PROTEIN: uncharacterized protein (The sequence of the model RefSeq protein was modified relative to this genomic sequence to represent the inferred CDS: inserted 1 base in 1 codon), giving the protein MNSVHSEAAAAEKARRKKDKREKRKKRKDAKEDDCGAATAEEEAPKEKKQKQRKDEDEREGEEKKKPKPTVSIAVAGSIIDNAQSLELATLLAGQIARASTVFRIDEVVVFDSTPAAENGGAGDGEESGARFLVRILEYLETPQYLRRRLFPMHKNLKFVGLLPPLDAPHHVRKHEWSEFREGVTLESDPSKGTLVDVGLSKNVLVEQTLEPGKRVTVAMGTNRDLTTACIRKVVXPSTPREQMGSYWGYKARYTSNLSSVLKNSPFKEEYDHIIGTSEHGQIVNSSELTLPTFRHLLIAFGGLAGLEESIEEDTNLKGKRADDVFTSYLNTCPNQGSRTIRTEEALLISLQYFQDPIRRAEQKM; this is encoded by the exons ATGAACTCCGTTCACAGCGAGGCGGCCGCTGCTGAGAAAGCGCGGCGCAAGAAGgacaagagggagaagaggaagaagcgcAAGGACGCCAAGGAGGACGACTGCGGCGCCGCGACGGCCGAGGAAGAAGCACCCAAAGAGAAGAAGCAGAAGCAGAGGAAGGACGAAGACGAGCGGGAgggggaggagaagaagaagccgAAGCCGACGGTGAGCATCGCCGTTGCCGGCTCCATCATCGACAACGCCCAGTCCCTCGAGCTCGCCACCCTC CTGGCCGGCCAGATCGCTCGCGCCTCCACCGTATTCCGTATAGACGAGGTCGTCGTCTTTGACAGTACTCCCGCGGCGGAGAATGGCGGCGCGGGTGATGGTGAAGAGAGTGGCGCGCGGTTCCTTGTTCGGATTCTGGAGTATCTGGAAACTCCACAgtacctccgccgccgcctcttcCCGATGCACAAGAACCTGAAGTTTGTG GGATTGCTTCCACCGCTCGATGCGCCACACCATGTGCGCAAGCATGAATGGTCTGAGTTTCGTGAAG GTGTAACATTGGAAAGTGATCCCTCAAAGGGGACTCTTGTTGATGTCGGATTAAGTAAG AATGTTCTGGTTGAACAAACACTAGAACCAGGCAAAAGAGTAACTGTAGCCATGGGAACAAACCGTGACCTAACAACAG CTTGCATAAGGAAAGTTG CCCCTTCCACACCCAGGGAACAGATGGGATCTTATTGGGGCTACAAAGCGCGTTATACTTCAAATTTAAGTAGTGTTTTAAAAAATTCTCCATTCAAG GAAGAATATGACCATATCATTGGCACCTCAGAGCATGGACAAATAGTTAATTCTTCTGAGCTTACCTTGCCTACTTTTAG GCACCTGCTCATTGCATTCGGTGGACTTGCTGGTTTGGAAGAAAGCATTGAAGAAGATACAAATTTGAAG GGTAAACGTGCAGATGATGTATTCACATCTTATTTGAATACATGCCCCAACCAAGGGAGCAGAACAATAAGAACAGAG GAGGCACTTCTCATTTCCCTCCAATACTTCCAAGATCCCATTAGGCGAGCGGAACAGAAAATGTAG
- the LOC136525161 gene encoding pentatricopeptide repeat-containing protein At1g71060, mitochondrial-like produces the protein MHHLARPASTLLGSSVRSGPCALTTDAQGLFDEMPPPAPPKLPCHTLFGHACQVLGRTHASGFCTVARRSTDEHASAEPLRFTVAPGDAFGDGPLVGMSEAAKVVCRIVSTQPEPRIASTLDALGVAMSPELVAEVLENLSNAGMLALAFFRWAERQECFSYTTEGLHNLIEALGKIKQFRLVWSLVETMRCRGLLSKDTFKLIVRRYARARKVKEAVETFEKMSIFGLKTKLSDYNWLIDTLSKSKQVKKAQAIYKEMKRKGKFVPDLKTYTVLMEGWGHEKDLLMVKTMYQEMIDAGIRPDVVAYGMLISAFCKSGKCDEAIKVFNEMEASGCMPSPHVYCMLINGLGSEERLDEALKYFEHYKKSGFPMEVPTCNAVVGAYCRASKFQHAFKMVDEMRKCKIGPNSRTYDVILHYLIKSQKFEEAYNIFQRMRMDGCEPQLNTYTMMVGMFCSNGRVDMALKVWKQMGERGVLPCMHMFSALINGLCFENRLEEACVYFQEMLDRGIRPPGQLFSNLKEALVEGGKISLAQLMASKLDAIRKTPFRG, from the coding sequence ATGCATCACCTCGCCCGCCCAGCATCCACCCTGCTCGGTAGCTCCGTGAGGAGTGGCCCCTGCGCGCTCACTACAGATGCGCAAGGATTGTTCGACGAAATGCCTCCACCTGCTCCACCAAAACTGCCATGCCACACACTGTTTGGCCATGCCTGCCAGGTGCTCGGCCGAACGCACGCTTCAGGGTTTTGTACTGTGGCTCGGCGGTCCACGGATGAGCACGCCAGTGCAGAGCCACTGCGATTCACAGTCGCGCCGGGCGACGCCTTTGGGGATGGCCCCCTTGTGGGCATGTCAGAGGCTGCTAAGGTGGTGTGTCGTATTGTGTCCACACAACCAGAACCAAGGATTGCGTCGACGCTTGATGCGCTTGGGGTGGCCATGTCTCCAGAGCTGGTAGCTGAAGTGCTCGAGAACTTGAGCAATGCTGGGATGCTAGCACTTGCCTTCTTCCGCTGGGCAGAGAGGCAGGAGTGCTTCAGTTACACGACTGAGGGCCTCCACAACCTGATTGAGGCGCTCGGCAAGATCAAGCAGTTCAGGTTGGTGTGGAGCTTGGTGGAGACCATGCGGTGCCGGGGGTTGCTGTCTAAGGACACATTCAAGCTCATCGTCCGAAGGTATGCTCGGGCTAGAAAGGTCAAAGAGGCTGTAGAGACATTCGAGAAGATGAGCATTTTTGGGCTTAAAACTAAGTTGTCGGATTACAACTGGCTGATTGACACGCTAAGCAAATCCAAACAAGTGAAGAAGGCGCAAGCCATCTATAAGGAGATGAAGAGGAAGGGTAAGTTTGTACCTGATTTGAAAACCTACACTGTCCTCATGGAAGGTTGGGGCCATGAGAAAGATCTGTTGATGGTGAAAACGATGTACCAAGAAATGATTGATGCTGGCATTAGGCCTGATGTTGTTGCCTACGGGATGCTGATTAGCGCCTTCTGCAAGTCTGGCAAATGTGATGAGGCCATCAAGGTGTTCAACGAGATGGAAGCAAGTGGTTGCATGCCAAGTCCTCATGTGTACTGCATGCTTATCAATGGCCTTGGCTCAGAGGAGAGGCTTGATGAAGCTTTGAAGTACTTTGAGCATTATAAGAAAAGTGGGTTCCCCATGGAGGTGCCTACGTGCAACGCAGTAGTTGGAGCTTACTGCAGAGCCTCAAAGTTTCAGCATGCTTTCAAGATGGTTGACGAGATGAGGAAGTGTAAAATTGGTCCAAATTCCCGTACTTACGATGTAATTCTTCATTATCTGATAAAATCACAGAAATTTGAGGAGGCTTATAATATATTCCAGAGAATGCGAATGGACGGCTGTGAGCCTCAGCTCAATACTTATACAATGATGGTTGGCATGTTCTGTAGTAACGGAAGAGTTGATATGGCATTGAAGGTGTGGAAGCAAATGGGGGAGAGAGGTGTCCTCCCATGTATGCATATGTTTTCGGCATTGATCAATGGGTTATGCTTTGAGAACAGGCTCGAAGAAGCTTGCGTATATTTCCAGGAGATGCTGGACAGAGGAATTAGGCCACCTGGTCAGCTTTTCAGTAATTTGAAGgaagctcttgttgaaggagggAAAATAAGTTTGGCACAATTGATGGCTTCGAAGTTGGACGCAATAAGGAAAACACCTTTTCGTGGTTAA